The Faecalibacter sp. LW9 genome has a segment encoding these proteins:
- a CDS encoding DEAD/DEAH box helicase, with protein MITFKELGLQENILTAIEAMGFVSPSPIQEKAIPQILTSDQDVIALAQTGTGKTAAFGLPILNNLDSTSQSVQAIVLCPTRELCLQIAKELESFSANMKGVRIQAVYGGADISKQIKGLRDNPQIVVGTPGRTMDLIKRKALKIHDITWTVLDEADEMLNMGFRDEIDSILETTPEEKQTLLFSATMPSEVRRIASEYMHNPIEIAVSKVNTASKNIEHQVFLVRASDRYLALKRLADYYPNIYGIVFCRTRREAKEVADKLMQDGYNADALHGDLSQSQRDHVMEKFRNQNIQILVATDVAARGIDVNELTHVINYNLPDDPEVYVHRSGRTGRAGNKGISIIISNNREGRKIKELERIIASKIEHKNVPTGQEICEKRLFNLIEKIQNIEVNDEQIDPYMATVQEKLADLDRDDLLKRFVTVEFNSFLEYYKDSKDINTDSNDRERGDRSDRRRGGRDFTRFFINIGQKQNLRVPNLIGLINEQTRNRNIEIGKIEILRNFSFFEVDTQFESLVMESFANAQRDGVDLDVQISKPEPGRDGGSRGGSRGGDRRGGGGFRGGDRRGGSRDGGSRGGDRRGGSRDGGFRGSRGGERRGGERREGGFRGGRNRD; from the coding sequence ATGATTACATTCAAAGAATTAGGTCTTCAGGAAAACATTTTAACTGCAATTGAAGCGATGGGATTCGTTAGCCCATCTCCAATCCAAGAAAAAGCAATTCCACAAATCTTAACTTCAGATCAAGACGTTATCGCATTAGCGCAAACAGGTACAGGAAAAACAGCTGCCTTTGGTTTACCAATTTTAAACAATTTAGACAGCACTTCTCAATCTGTTCAAGCGATTGTATTATGTCCTACTCGTGAGTTATGTTTACAAATTGCAAAAGAGTTAGAATCTTTTTCTGCAAACATGAAAGGTGTACGCATCCAAGCGGTATATGGTGGTGCTGACATCTCAAAACAAATCAAAGGGTTAAGAGATAATCCACAAATCGTAGTTGGTACTCCTGGACGTACAATGGATTTAATTAAACGTAAGGCTTTAAAAATTCACGATATCACATGGACAGTTTTAGATGAAGCTGACGAAATGTTAAATATGGGATTCCGTGATGAAATCGATTCAATTTTAGAGACTACTCCAGAAGAAAAACAAACTTTATTATTCTCTGCTACAATGCCAAGCGAAGTTCGTCGTATTGCATCTGAATACATGCACAACCCGATCGAAATCGCAGTTTCTAAAGTTAACACAGCATCTAAAAACATCGAACACCAAGTTTTCTTAGTTCGTGCTTCAGATCGTTATTTAGCGTTAAAACGTTTAGCAGATTATTACCCAAATATTTACGGTATTGTTTTCTGTAGAACTCGTCGCGAAGCGAAAGAAGTTGCAGACAAATTAATGCAAGATGGTTATAATGCAGATGCATTACACGGGGATTTATCTCAATCTCAACGTGACCACGTAATGGAGAAATTCCGTAACCAAAATATCCAAATTTTAGTAGCGACTGACGTTGCCGCTCGTGGGATTGACGTGAACGAATTAACGCACGTGATCAACTACAACTTACCAGATGATCCAGAAGTTTATGTTCACCGTTCAGGTCGTACAGGACGTGCAGGTAACAAAGGGATTTCTATCATTATTTCGAACAACCGTGAAGGGCGTAAGATTAAAGAATTAGAACGTATTATTGCTTCTAAAATTGAACATAAAAATGTTCCAACTGGACAAGAAATTTGTGAAAAACGTTTATTCAATTTAATTGAAAAAATTCAGAATATTGAAGTAAATGATGAGCAAATTGATCCATACATGGCAACTGTTCAAGAGAAATTAGCAGATTTAGATCGTGATGATTTATTAAAGCGTTTCGTAACAGTAGAATTTAATTCATTCTTAGAATACTACAAGGATTCTAAAGATATCAATACAGATTCTAACGATAGAGAAAGAGGAGATCGTTCAGATCGTCGTCGTGGAGGAAGAGATTTCACACGTTTCTTTATTAACATTGGTCAAAAACAAAACTTACGTGTTCCTAACTTAATTGGTTTAATTAACGAACAAACACGTAACCGTAACATCGAAATCGGAAAAATTGAAATTTTACGTAATTTCTCTTTCTTCGAAGTAGATACACAATTCGAATCGTTAGTAATGGAATCATTCGCTAATGCACAACGTGATGGTGTTGATTTAGATGTTCAAATTTCTAAACCAGAACCAGGACGTGATGGTGGATCTCGTGGAGGATCTCGTGGAGGTGATCGTCGTGGAGGCGGAGGTTTCCGTGGAGGTGATCGTCGTGGTGGATCTCGTGATGGAGGTTCTCGCGGAGGTGATCGTCGTGGAGGTTCTCGTGACGGAGGATTCCGCGGATCTCGCGGTGGTGAACGTCGTGGTGGAGAGCGCCGTGAAGGTGGTTTCCGTGGTGGACGCAACAGAGACTAA
- a CDS encoding L-serine ammonia-lyase, which yields MECISVFDMLKIGIGPSSSHTLGPWRAAERFIKEVKDLQLFDQVSHVKVDLFGSLSLTGKGHATDYAVMLGLSGADPEYIPVDAIDSSIQTIKENKQLNFGHDKIIDFDPEVDIVFNRNFLPYHANGLKFTATLDDRIYESTFYSVGGGFVTKENEDSLVSEMSCEFPYLFNTSDELLAFCKQENKSISGIMYENEKSIRTPEEIDYELMRVWNTMLECMYIGCHTEGTLPGGLNVKRRAYDMHLNLKGDLLYETPWEWLQTIRKTKVYFRQILKWVSCFALAVNEVNASLGRVVTAPTNGSSGVIPAVLMYYLVIENHKAGEKEIKQFLITAGVIGSIFKKGATISAAMGGCQAEIGVSSAMAAAALCELMGGTPAQVTMAAEIAMEHHLGLTCDPIGGLVQIPCIERNTMGAIKAINAAELALDTDPLNAKVPLDKVVNTMWETAKDMNNKYKETSEGGLAVAVNIADC from the coding sequence ATGGAATGTATTTCTGTTTTTGATATGCTGAAAATAGGGATTGGTCCGTCGAGTTCTCACACGCTTGGACCATGGAGAGCAGCAGAGCGTTTTATTAAAGAAGTCAAAGACCTTCAGCTTTTTGATCAAGTATCTCATGTAAAAGTAGATTTGTTTGGATCTTTATCTTTAACAGGTAAAGGGCATGCCACAGATTATGCAGTTATGCTTGGGTTATCAGGAGCTGATCCGGAATATATTCCAGTCGATGCTATCGATTCTTCTATTCAAACCATCAAAGAAAATAAACAATTAAATTTTGGTCATGATAAAATCATAGATTTTGATCCAGAGGTAGATATCGTATTTAATCGTAACTTTTTACCCTATCATGCCAATGGATTAAAATTTACAGCAACTCTTGATGACCGTATCTATGAGTCTACGTTTTATTCCGTGGGAGGAGGTTTCGTTACAAAGGAAAATGAAGATTCATTGGTCTCTGAAATGTCATGTGAGTTTCCTTATTTGTTCAATACATCAGACGAACTATTAGCTTTTTGTAAACAAGAAAACAAATCGATTTCCGGAATCATGTACGAAAATGAAAAATCGATTCGTACTCCAGAAGAAATTGATTACGAATTAATGCGTGTTTGGAACACCATGTTAGAATGCATGTACATTGGTTGTCATACTGAGGGTACTTTACCTGGTGGATTAAATGTAAAGCGACGTGCTTACGATATGCATCTCAATTTAAAAGGAGATTTACTTTATGAAACACCATGGGAGTGGTTACAAACTATTCGTAAAACGAAAGTTTATTTCCGACAAATTTTAAAATGGGTTTCTTGTTTTGCATTAGCAGTTAATGAAGTGAATGCTTCGTTAGGGCGCGTAGTAACAGCTCCTACGAATGGTAGTTCAGGGGTAATTCCTGCTGTTTTAATGTATTATTTAGTTATTGAAAATCATAAAGCAGGTGAGAAGGAAATCAAACAATTCTTAATCACTGCTGGAGTAATCGGTTCGATCTTTAAAAAAGGGGCTACCATATCTGCTGCAATGGGAGGTTGCCAAGCCGAAATTGGTGTTTCTTCTGCTATGGCAGCGGCTGCATTATGCGAATTAATGGGTGGAACTCCTGCACAGGTAACAATGGCAGCAGAAATTGCAATGGAACATCATCTTGGACTTACATGTGATCCAATCGGTGGTTTAGTTCAAATTCCTTGCATCGAACGTAATACTATGGGTGCAATTAAAGCCATTAATGCGGCAGAGTTAGCATTAGATACCGATCCATTGAACGCGAAAGTACCCTTAGATAAAGTGGTGAATACCATGTGGGAGACGGCTAAGGATATGAATAACAAATACAAAGAAACTTCAGAAGGAGGGTTAGCCGTAGCAGTTAATATTGCTGATTGTTAA
- a CDS encoding NUDIX hydrolase, with the protein MTAEEKEKYFQVALCSSLVLFGFDGEELKVLVYKKQGDPFEGALVLPGKYIAPSVSNDQAIHELLTEKISYNEHETYIEQLKAFTKVFRNPIGRVINVAYYALVKLTPEIEEKVKLQGGCWYAYDRIPDLAFDHNEIIQYAKERIKRRVKRRPVGFNLLPAEFTIAQLQSLYEKALNRELDKRNFRKKIFNSNLIIETGNTTDPKLHRKVSKLYRFDEEKYEKLSLKGYDFLF; encoded by the coding sequence ATGACAGCAGAAGAAAAAGAAAAATACTTTCAAGTTGCCCTTTGTTCAAGTCTGGTTTTATTCGGATTTGATGGTGAAGAACTTAAAGTTTTAGTATATAAAAAGCAAGGTGATCCTTTTGAGGGGGCATTGGTTTTACCAGGTAAATACATTGCACCTTCAGTGAGTAATGATCAAGCAATTCACGAATTGTTAACGGAAAAAATTTCCTATAATGAACACGAAACATACATCGAGCAATTAAAGGCGTTTACAAAAGTTTTCCGAAACCCAATCGGACGTGTAATTAATGTAGCATACTACGCTTTAGTAAAATTAACACCAGAAATTGAAGAAAAGGTGAAATTGCAAGGTGGATGTTGGTATGCTTATGATCGTATTCCTGATTTGGCTTTTGATCATAATGAAATCATTCAATATGCAAAAGAGCGTATCAAAAGACGTGTAAAACGTCGTCCAGTTGGTTTTAATCTTTTACCTGCAGAATTTACAATTGCGCAGTTACAGAGTTTATACGAAAAAGCTTTGAATCGTGAATTAGATAAAAGAAATTTCCGTAAGAAAATCTTTAATTCTAATTTAATTATTGAAACAGGAAATACAACTGATCCTAAACTTCACCGTAAAGTATCGAAGTTGTATCGTTTTGACGAAGAAAAATACGAGAAGTTAAGTTTAAAAGGATATGATTTCCTTTTCTAA
- a CDS encoding Lrp/AsnC family transcriptional regulator, producing the protein MNYIIDEVDKKILMYLIDNTRMPFTEIAKKMNVSAGTIHVRVKKLEEAGIIKGTTLITDYDKMGYQFVAYVGLLLTKTSKTQKVIDELYKIPNVTVVHVVSGKYNIFCKIRAKDTSDAKEVIYRIDQIDDVLRTESMISLEESFNDKNRLMHSIFQ; encoded by the coding sequence ATGAATTACATAATTGATGAAGTTGATAAGAAGATATTAATGTATTTAATTGATAATACAAGAATGCCTTTTACTGAAATTGCGAAAAAAATGAATGTATCTGCTGGTACAATTCATGTGCGTGTAAAGAAGTTAGAAGAAGCTGGTATTATTAAAGGAACGACTTTAATAACTGATTATGATAAAATGGGGTACCAGTTTGTTGCTTACGTGGGGTTATTGTTAACAAAAACAAGTAAAACTCAAAAAGTAATTGACGAATTATACAAAATTCCTAATGTGACTGTGGTTCATGTTGTTTCAGGAAAATATAATATTTTTTGTAAAATACGTGCCAAAGATACTAGCGACGCGAAAGAAGTTATCTATCGAATTGATCAAATTGATGATGTGTTAAGAACAGAATCGATGATTTCTTTAGAAGAATCTTTCAACGACAAAAACCGATTGATGCATTCAATCTTTCAATAA
- a CDS encoding translocation/assembly module TamB domain-containing protein — protein sequence MSVSIAIQIPSVQSKIAKFALEKLNKSLNTRMYVDSVDIDFFGKIYLNDISIKDDHNLDFITGRQLQTTLSIWSIVANPDYINLKEVKLVQPHIQVITYKGDSVSNFIKFVNGFSSDKPKDPTRTFKLDGDFYIKNGKVSILNQNSGNLWLNAQNVQLHVKDFKLVDSDITAQLSNFCFSADRKGEKYTVKNFTGQFHYSKQEIRIDNVNLRTDDSTLNGHFLLIYDKPSDMSDFNNKVRWDVFFDRGSIINFKDIRYFTDLFDNNSSVAVFGKAKGTLNDLTFTDFELNGGQTYAGANQLKLTDMMNGDLKIYSKSLKATTSYDRLRNLLPAFVSKRIPIFIDRFGVMNYRGDLSLTSSQIDLAGYAVTALGDADIRANLRNYRNPKSMLYSGILDAKNLNLQQITEVKDLGYVSGRVKFNGVGTDISKMNIDLDGNLRYIDLLGKRYNNITVDGVVKDYTFNGLFDIQDPNLNGQLVGNINFSGKPYVFNFTSNLRQVNLDFLGITKNMNAIVRGDVVGDFSLTNLNDLRGNLDLKNVYYRSKKDTIQFDHVTLNSTVDGNHKRMELNVPDYMQATLDGQFKVTEIVNVVNNALVPLVPSFKAKKVSSGQKFDFDIFVQQNLLSYFDPSIKIEPDTRLKGYIDSDANALSVDVDTPGMSYAGVELFRSKLYLNTLEETNKLNAQVDSLKVSGVTIREIDIKSVPKNDTLLLTTDFKIGRKNPVDFNLNLYHTLTQNKDYYIFGFSPSTIQIDSTRWAINPTNNLKSNRMILNPKKKSFMIQDLVLESEDQHLDISGVFYEKENYNFDANFTNLNLDKIIPKAVLGKLEIEGIANGKVHVLRTKEKLEPILETKVDGLALNKFLMGDLTLNGGYNVEDNIFNFDMSLLRENIESVIARGDIINKPTGPELDIYANLDEFHVDFLEGFLSTVFSNIRGTMSGDVHINGPLKLPNINGDLIAKDLGMKVNFLGVDYLFEGENNLFVSKEGNRQGIIMLDEARFKDTTYQTSGVVNGAILFRNVSEWGLNLQFDADNLLVMNTNIKDNELFFGKIFAKGDVLMMGPVEQLGIYGDATVVGNSELTINTGSTTVESESNLVRFVPNQTKNVETDKSENRPKGMTIDLNINAYPNAQMNLVFDATTNDKASARGTAENLRFVMNNAGLSLTGVYNIESGTYEFRQIPLIPKDFKVKKGSAVQFSGNPMDATLNINAVYERTVSNVGDYLGIGFSQVYDTELSINISETLARPQIDFGLTLPNAGSDINSQLQSKFRANQEEQMLQFSYILLTGKFGDALDITSGVTSTAADIGLSTIAGMLSSIINGVDIDLEYIGGSQQSSTNDKVRYSLSYQINNRLRIRGAYGMALRNQYVENFDGNLDLSYDISKVNNGSLVLHAFTKPTTFGLQQFTGGNTMMNQSYGGGITYNASFDNFKEFIGAKQNERKAKAEFKTRSLSIEPLQEDSVSQKSSEQPVSHNAQDTLSHRAVSKNEKTREKPVENKPQRRGLVRIK from the coding sequence TTGAGTGTTTCTATTGCTATTCAAATCCCTTCAGTACAATCCAAAATCGCTAAATTCGCTTTAGAAAAATTAAATAAATCACTGAACACAAGAATGTATGTTGATTCAGTGGATATCGATTTCTTCGGGAAAATATATTTAAATGATATTTCGATCAAGGATGATCACAATCTTGATTTTATTACTGGTCGTCAACTTCAAACGACATTAAGTATATGGTCGATTGTTGCAAATCCAGATTATATCAATTTGAAAGAAGTCAAATTGGTACAACCCCATATTCAAGTGATCACGTATAAAGGCGATTCCGTAAGTAATTTTATTAAGTTTGTAAATGGTTTTAGTTCGGATAAACCAAAAGATCCAACGCGTACATTTAAATTAGATGGTGATTTTTACATTAAGAATGGGAAAGTTTCTATTCTGAACCAAAATTCTGGAAATTTGTGGTTAAATGCACAAAATGTGCAATTGCATGTCAAAGACTTTAAACTCGTAGACAGCGATATCACAGCGCAATTGAGTAATTTTTGTTTTTCAGCAGATCGCAAAGGTGAAAAATATACTGTCAAAAATTTTACCGGTCAATTTCATTATTCTAAGCAAGAAATCCGTATTGATAATGTAAATCTTCGTACCGATGATTCGACACTCAATGGACATTTTTTGTTGATTTATGACAAACCATCTGATATGTCCGACTTCAATAATAAAGTGCGATGGGATGTGTTCTTTGATCGTGGGTCTATAATTAATTTTAAAGATATTCGATATTTTACGGATTTATTTGATAATAATTCTTCAGTAGCAGTATTTGGTAAAGCGAAAGGAACTTTGAATGATTTAACATTTACTGATTTTGAACTGAATGGAGGTCAAACCTATGCAGGTGCAAATCAATTAAAATTGACAGACATGATGAACGGGGATCTAAAAATCTATTCAAAAAGTCTAAAAGCAACTACTTCATACGATCGACTGCGAAATCTTTTACCCGCATTTGTTTCGAAACGAATTCCAATCTTCATCGATCGATTTGGTGTAATGAATTATCGTGGAGACTTAAGTTTAACTTCTTCTCAAATCGATTTAGCAGGTTATGCCGTAACGGCATTAGGAGATGCGGATATTCGTGCCAATTTAAGAAATTATAGAAATCCAAAATCCATGTTGTATTCAGGGATTCTTGATGCTAAAAATCTCAATTTACAGCAGATTACTGAAGTGAAGGATTTGGGTTATGTCAGTGGGCGTGTTAAATTTAATGGGGTAGGAACAGATATCTCCAAAATGAATATTGATTTGGATGGTAATTTACGCTACATTGATTTATTAGGGAAACGTTATAATAACATCACCGTAGATGGTGTCGTTAAAGACTATACATTCAATGGATTATTTGATATCCAAGATCCGAATCTTAATGGACAATTGGTTGGAAATATTAATTTTAGTGGAAAACCATATGTCTTTAATTTTACGTCAAATCTTCGTCAAGTCAATTTGGATTTTTTAGGCATTACTAAAAATATGAATGCAATCGTTCGCGGTGATGTAGTGGGAGATTTTTCCTTAACAAATTTAAATGATTTACGTGGGAATTTAGATCTTAAGAATGTGTACTATCGTTCAAAGAAGGATACGATTCAATTTGATCACGTGACTTTAAATTCAACCGTTGATGGTAATCATAAACGAATGGAATTAAATGTTCCAGATTATATGCAAGCGACTTTAGATGGTCAATTTAAAGTGACAGAAATTGTAAATGTTGTAAACAATGCTTTAGTACCATTGGTACCATCATTTAAAGCAAAGAAAGTGAGCTCTGGTCAAAAATTTGATTTTGATATTTTCGTTCAACAAAACTTATTAAGTTATTTTGATCCTTCAATTAAAATTGAACCGGATACTCGTTTAAAAGGATACATAGATTCTGATGCAAATGCATTAAGTGTCGATGTGGATACTCCCGGAATGTCCTATGCAGGCGTGGAATTGTTCCGTTCAAAATTATATCTGAATACTTTAGAAGAAACCAATAAGCTTAATGCGCAAGTGGATAGTTTAAAGGTCAGTGGAGTAACAATTCGCGAAATTGATATTAAATCTGTTCCTAAAAACGATACACTATTGTTAACGACAGATTTTAAAATAGGTCGTAAAAATCCAGTCGATTTCAATTTAAATTTATATCATACTTTAACCCAAAATAAAGACTATTACATTTTTGGATTCTCACCATCGACGATCCAAATTGACTCGACGCGTTGGGCAATTAATCCTACCAATAATTTAAAATCCAATCGAATGATTCTTAATCCTAAAAAGAAATCATTTATGATTCAAGACTTAGTTTTGGAATCAGAGGATCAACACTTGGATATTAGCGGAGTGTTCTATGAGAAAGAGAATTATAATTTCGATGCGAATTTCACGAATTTAAATTTGGATAAAATTATCCCGAAAGCAGTTCTGGGTAAATTAGAAATCGAAGGGATTGCCAATGGAAAAGTGCATGTTTTACGTACAAAAGAAAAGTTAGAACCAATATTAGAAACGAAAGTAGATGGACTGGCCTTAAATAAATTCCTTATGGGTGATTTGACCTTAAATGGTGGCTATAATGTGGAAGATAATATTTTCAATTTTGATATGAGTTTATTGCGTGAAAACATTGAGTCGGTTATTGCAAGAGGTGATATTATCAATAAACCTACTGGTCCAGAACTGGATATCTATGCGAACTTAGATGAATTCCATGTGGATTTCTTAGAAGGATTCTTGAGTACCGTATTTTCAAATATTCGCGGAACCATGTCGGGAGATGTGCATATCAATGGTCCATTGAAATTGCCAAATATTAATGGTGATTTAATCGCTAAAGACTTAGGTATGAAGGTAAACTTCCTTGGTGTAGATTATTTATTCGAAGGGGAGAATAATTTATTTGTTTCGAAAGAAGGAAATCGACAAGGGATTATCATGTTGGATGAAGCGCGATTTAAAGATACGACATATCAAACATCAGGTGTTGTGAATGGTGCCATTCTTTTCCGTAATGTTAGTGAATGGGGATTAAACTTGCAATTTGATGCCGATAACCTTTTGGTGATGAATACCAATATTAAGGATAATGAGCTATTCTTTGGTAAAATTTTCGCCAAAGGAGATGTGCTGATGATGGGACCTGTTGAACAATTAGGAATCTATGGGGATGCTACAGTAGTAGGAAATTCTGAATTGACGATTAATACCGGTAGTACAACGGTAGAATCGGAAAGTAATTTAGTGCGTTTTGTACCAAATCAAACGAAAAATGTAGAAACTGATAAATCTGAAAATCGTCCAAAAGGAATGACGATTGATTTAAATATCAATGCTTATCCAAATGCACAAATGAATCTGGTGTTTGATGCAACAACGAACGATAAAGCATCTGCACGAGGAACTGCTGAGAATTTACGTTTTGTCATGAATAATGCTGGTTTAAGCTTAACAGGGGTATATAATATAGAAAGTGGAACTTATGAATTCCGTCAAATTCCTTTAATTCCTAAAGATTTTAAAGTGAAAAAAGGATCAGCCGTTCAATTTTCTGGAAATCCAATGGATGCCACTCTTAATATTAACGCGGTTTACGAACGTACGGTGTCGAATGTTGGGGATTACTTAGGTATTGGATTTTCTCAAGTATATGATACGGAACTTTCGATTAATATTTCAGAGACATTAGCACGTCCACAAATTGATTTTGGGCTTACTTTACCAAATGCTGGATCTGATATTAATTCGCAATTACAATCGAAATTTAGAGCAAATCAAGAAGAACAAATGCTTCAATTCTCCTATATCTTATTGACGGGTAAATTTGGAGATGCGTTAGATATTACTTCAGGCGTTACAAGTACGGCAGCTGATATTGGATTATCAACCATTGCAGGAATGTTATCTTCGATTATTAATGGTGTGGACATCGATTTAGAATATATTGGAGGTAGTCAACAGTCCAGTACAAATGATAAAGTACGATATTCGTTGAGTTATCAAATCAATAATCGACTTCGTATTCGTGGAGCCTATGGAATGGCCTTACGTAATCAGTATGTAGAAAATTTTGATGGAAATTTAGATTTATCTTATGATATTTCGAAAGTCAATAATGGATCCTTAGTGTTGCATGCCTTTACAAAACCAACAACATTTGGTTTACAACAATTCACAGGAGGTAATACGATGATGAACCAAAGTTATGGTGGAGGGATTACTTATAATGCTTCATTTGATAATTTCAAAGAATTTATTGGAGCAAAACAAAATGAGAGAAAAGCCAAAGCAGAATTTAAAACGCGTTCATTATCAATCGAACCGCTTCAGGAAGATTCAGTTAGTCAAAAATCATCGGAGCAACCAGTGTCACATAATGCACAAGATACATTAAGTCATCGCGCCGTATCGAAAAATGAAAAAACACGAGAAAAACCAGTGGAGAATAAACCACAAAGAAGAGGTTTGGTGCGTATAAAATAA
- the tsaD gene encoding tRNA (adenosine(37)-N6)-threonylcarbamoyltransferase complex transferase subunit TsaD: MSVKNYILAIESSCDDTGAAVILENKILSNVIASQKVHEQYGGVVPELASRAHQQNIVPVVDQALKKVNITKEELKAIAYTRGPGLMGSLLVGGSFAKSFSQSLDIPLIEVNHMQGHILANFIEDANEMKPTFPFLCLTVSGGHTQIVKINDYLDMEILGETIDDAAGEAFDKAGKILNLPYPAGPIIDKKSKIGDPTKFKFSKPKVEGLNFSFSGLKTSILYFIQKEVKNNPNFIEENIDDLCASIQRTIVDILMAKIKQASDETGIKQIAIAGGVSANSEIRARLKEGENQYGWTTYIPKFEYTTDNAAMIAIVGQLKYERELFAERTAKSVAKYHI, translated from the coding sequence ATGAGCGTTAAAAACTACATTTTAGCCATAGAATCTTCGTGCGATGATACGGGAGCAGCAGTGATATTAGAGAACAAAATTCTTTCTAATGTGATTGCCAGTCAGAAAGTGCACGAACAATATGGTGGCGTAGTACCCGAGTTAGCATCCAGAGCACATCAACAAAATATCGTTCCTGTCGTGGATCAAGCCTTAAAAAAGGTCAATATAACGAAAGAAGAATTAAAAGCAATTGCCTACACTCGAGGACCAGGATTAATGGGTTCTTTATTAGTTGGAGGTAGTTTTGCAAAATCCTTTTCGCAAAGTTTAGATATTCCTCTGATTGAGGTAAATCATATGCAAGGTCACATTTTAGCAAACTTTATTGAGGATGCGAATGAAATGAAACCTACATTTCCATTTTTATGTTTAACGGTAAGTGGTGGTCATACCCAAATCGTAAAGATCAATGATTATTTGGATATGGAAATTTTAGGTGAAACGATTGATGACGCTGCAGGTGAAGCTTTTGATAAAGCTGGTAAAATTTTAAATTTACCTTATCCTGCAGGTCCAATTATCGATAAAAAATCTAAAATTGGGGATCCGACTAAATTTAAATTTTCGAAACCAAAAGTTGAAGGATTAAATTTTAGTTTTTCAGGTTTAAAAACTTCGATCTTATATTTTATTCAAAAAGAAGTTAAAAACAATCCCAACTTTATCGAAGAAAACATCGATGATTTATGTGCATCTATCCAACGTACCATTGTTGATATATTGATGGCTAAAATTAAACAAGCTTCTGATGAAACAGGCATCAAACAAATTGCCATTGCCGGTGGGGTTTCAGCGAATTCAGAAATTAGAGCACGTTTAAAAGAAGGAGAAAACCAATACGGTTGGACCACTTACATTCCAAAATTTGAATACACGACAGATAATGCAGCTATGATTGCCATTGTGGGACAATTGAAGTATGAACGCGAATTATTTGCAGAACGTACGGCCAAATCTGTTGCTAAATATCACATTTAA
- a CDS encoding RsmE family RNA methyltransferase: MKLFFGTFEGESAFLNEDESQHFAKVLRGSEGDIVNITDGDGRLAECEIISVSKKTVEGKILNLQENYEQKKYYLHVAIAPTKNIERIEFFLEKATEIGIDEITFLQSFHSERKNIKIERLEKIVQSATKQSLKAYLPKLNDLVKFHDFIQRDFSDYKTCIAHCESDIERTPFTTILKDTPEKILVMIGPEGDFSREEIKAAYDHLFTGITLGKQRFRTETAALQAVFATDWSFNH, encoded by the coding sequence ATGAAATTATTTTTTGGAACATTTGAAGGGGAAAGCGCCTTTTTAAATGAAGATGAAAGTCAGCATTTTGCTAAAGTTTTAAGAGGATCTGAAGGAGATATTGTCAACATTACAGATGGTGATGGTCGTTTAGCAGAATGTGAAATAATTTCTGTTTCAAAAAAAACCGTTGAAGGTAAAATTTTAAATCTTCAAGAAAATTATGAACAGAAAAAATATTATTTGCATGTCGCAATTGCACCTACAAAAAATATTGAGCGTATTGAATTTTTCTTAGAAAAAGCCACTGAAATCGGGATTGATGAAATTACGTTTTTACAATCTTTTCATTCAGAGCGTAAAAACATTAAAATTGAACGTTTAGAAAAAATTGTACAATCTGCGACGAAGCAATCCTTAAAAGCCTATTTACCAAAACTGAATGATTTGGTGAAATTTCATGACTTTATTCAACGCGATTTCAGCGATTATAAAACCTGCATCGCCCATTGTGAAAGTGATATTGAACGTACACCATTCACTACAATTTTAAAGGATACTCCTGAAAAAATATTGGTTATGATTGGACCAGAAGGCGATTTTTCACGCGAAGAAATTAAAGCAGCCTATGATCATCTTTTTACAGGGATTACTTTAGGTAAACAACGTTTTCGAACAGAAACAGCAGCTTTACAGGCTGTTTTTGCCACTGATTGGAGCTTTAATCATTAA